The genomic DNA TCAACCAAAAAGGGTATTTTGTTGCTGAATTTAAGGAGAATCCGGAGACGGAATGTACGGGGTGTGCCACATGTGCAATCATGTGTCCTGAAGTAGCCATAGAGGTATACAAGAATTGAAAAGGCTGATGAATGGTAACGCTGCGTTGGGGGAAGCTGCAGTACTTGCAGGGTGTGCCTGCTATTTCGGGTATCCCATTACACCGCAGAACGAATTAACGGAGTATATGGCAAAGAGAATGCCCGAAACAGGAGGGGTTTTTATTCAGTCCGAGAGCGAGATTGCAGCGATTAATATGGTTTTGGGCGCCAGCGTTGCAGGCGCCCGCGCAATGACGTCCTCAAGCAGTCCTGGCATGAGTCTCAAACAGGAGGGGATTTCCTACCTGGCCGCTGATGAACTTCCTGCTGTTGTAGTAAACATGGTGAGGGGTGGTCCCGGAATGGGGAACATATCTCCTGCCCAATCAGATTATATGCAGGCTACCAGGGGAGGCGGACACGGGGACTACAAAACAATCGTTCTTGCACCGGGCTCTGTGCAGGAACTGACCGAGATAGTACCCCTTGCCTTTGAACTTGCTGACGAATACAGAAATCCTGTTGTTATTCTCGGGGATGGCATGCTCGGACAGATGATGGAGCCTGTAAGCTTCGATAATATTAAACCCCCGAAGGTATACCCGAAAGATTACATTTTAACTGGTGCACACGGAAGACCTTCCCGGATGGTTCGTTCGCTCCTCTTTGATACAAAGGAAGAAGAAGAGCATAATTGGAAGCTTTTTAGAAAATACCAGCGCATAGAGCAGAACGAAGTCCGCTATGAAACATTTATGATGGAAGATGCAGATATGGCAGCAATAGCATATGGCATCGGAGCACGGATCGTGAGGGGGGCTATCAAGCGATTGCGCCAGGAGAATCTGAAGATCGGGATGATCCGTCCTATTACGCTATGGCCCTTCCCGGCCAAAATAATCCAGGAAACGGTGAAAAAGGTGTCAGATTTCTTTGTGTTCGAGATGAGCACGGGGCAAATGGTGGAAGACGTAAAACTCTCGCTGGAGGGGAAAGGACATATACATTTTTACGGAAGACCGGGCGGGGTGATCCCAACGCCCATAGAACTTTACAGGATCATATCGAGGCACTATTATCAGGCCCGGAGGAGAAAGAAGCAGTGACTGAGGTAAAACTTGAAATGCGAAACTGGAAACGCGAAACGCGAAAAGTGAAAATAAAAACCCTATGAAACAAGTATATTCAAGACCGAAATCGTTAAAGGAGGCCCATTTCCACTATTGCCCCGGTTGCGGTCACGGAATTATCAACCGACTTATTGCCGAAGTGATTGACGAGATGGGTTTGAGGGAAAAGGCAATCTGTGTAGCCCCGGCAGGGTGCGGCATGCTCATATATAACTATTTTGATATGGATACTCTGGAGTCTGCACACGGAAGGGGCGCTGCAGTGGCTACAGGCATCAAGCGTGTGAGACCGGATAATCTTGTCTTCTCATACCAGGGCGACGGTGATCTTGCTGCTATCGGTACAGCCGAAGGTTTCCACGCTGCGAACCGTGGCGAGTTAATCACGGTGATCTTTGTTAATAACGGCGTCTACGGCATGACAGGTGGGCAGATGGCACCGACTACACTTTCAAAACAGGTAACCACGACAACACCTTACGGAAGGGATACGGTTTTAGCCGGTCATCCGGTAAGGATTTGCGAGGTTTTTGCTGTTCTTGACGGCACATCCTATCTTGAGCGTGT from Pseudomonadota bacterium includes the following:
- the vorB gene encoding 3-methyl-2-oxobutanoate dehydrogenase subunit VorB, with protein sequence MNGNAALGEAAVLAGCACYFGYPITPQNELTEYMAKRMPETGGVFIQSESEIAAINMVLGASVAGARAMTSSSSPGMSLKQEGISYLAADELPAVVVNMVRGGPGMGNISPAQSDYMQATRGGGHGDYKTIVLAPGSVQELTEIVPLAFELADEYRNPVVILGDGMLGQMMEPVSFDNIKPPKVYPKDYILTGAHGRPSRMVRSLLFDTKEEEEHNWKLFRKYQRIEQNEVRYETFMMEDADMAAIAYGIGARIVRGAIKRLRQENLKIGMIRPITLWPFPAKIIQETVKKVSDFFVFEMSTGQMVEDVKLSLEGKGHIHFYGRPGGVIPTPIELYRIISRHYYQARRRKKQ
- a CDS encoding thiamine pyrophosphate-dependent enzyme; translation: MKQVYSRPKSLKEAHFHYCPGCGHGIINRLIAEVIDEMGLREKAICVAPAGCGMLIYNYFDMDTLESAHGRGAAVATGIKRVRPDNLVFSYQGDGDLAAIGTAEGFHAANRGELITVIFVNNGVYGMTGGQMAPTTLSKQVTTTTPYGRDTVLAGHPVRICEVFAVLDGTSYLERVAVNKPAAIIKAKKAIAKAFQHQLDKTGFSLVEILSPCPTNWKMNSVEACKWIDEVMSKKFPIGLVKEVKC
- a CDS encoding 4Fe-4S binding protein, which codes for MKAYIKIDQERCKGCALCMEFCPKKVIFFSDKLNQKGYFVAEFKENPETECTGCATCAIMCPEVAIEVYKN